The Halichoerus grypus chromosome 9, mHalGry1.hap1.1, whole genome shotgun sequence genome has a window encoding:
- the MTRF1L gene encoding peptide chain release factor 1-like, mitochondrial isoform X2, with protein MYENEDLRKLAENEISSCQKEITQLKHQIILLLVPSEETDENDLILEVTAGVGGQEAMLFTSEMFDMYQQYAAFKRWHFETLEYFPSEIGGLRHASASIGGLEAYKHMKFEGGVHRVQRVPKTEKQGRIHTSTMTVAILPQPTEINLVINPKDLRIDTKRASGAGGQHVNTTDSAVRIVHLPTGVVSECQQERSQLKNREMAMKKLRAKLYSMHLEEETSKRYSARKVQVGTKGRSEKIRTYNFPQNRVTDHRINKSLHDLETFMQGEFLLDELVQSLKDYADYESLVEIISKKA; from the exons ATGT ATGAAAATGAAGACTTAAGGAAACTTGCAGAGAATGAAATAAGCTCATGTCAAAAAGAAATCACTCAGCTGAAGCATCAG attattttacttttggtTCCCTcagaagaaacagatgaaaatgatTTGATCTTGGAGGTAACTGCAGGAGTTGGGGGTCAGGAGGCAATGTTGTTTACTTCAGAGATGTTTGATATGTATCAGCAATATGCTGCATTTAAAAGATGGCATTTTGAAACCCTGGAATATTTTccaagtgaaatag GTGGCCTTAGACATGCATCTGCCAGCATTGGGGGTTTAGAAGCCTATAAGCACATGAAATTTGAAGGTGGTGTGCACAGAGTACAAAGAGTGCCAAAGACAGAGAAGCAAGGCCGCATCCATACTAGCACCATGACTGTAGCCATATTACCCCAACCAACCGAG ATTAATCTGGTGATTAACCCAAAAGATTTGCGAATTGATACTAAGCGAGCCAGTGGAGCTGGAGGACAGCATGTAAATACCACGGACAGTGCTGTCCGGATAGTTCATCTTCCAACAG GTGTTGTTTCTGAATGCCAACAAGAGCGATCTCAACTGAAAAACAGAGAGATGGCTATGAAGAAGCTACGTGCCAAACTGTACAGCATGCATCTGGAGGAAGAAACAAGTAAAAGATACAGTGCTAGAAAGGTTCAG GTTGGAACTAAAGGAAGGTCAGAGAAAATAAGAACATATAATTTTCCACAGAACCGGGTCACAGATCACAGAATAAACAAGTCACTTCATGATCTTGAAACCTTCATGCAAGGGGAGTTTCTGCTGGATGAACTCGTACAGTCCTTGAAGGACTATGCTGATTATGAATCTTTAgtagaaattatttccaaaaaagcTTAA
- the MTRF1L gene encoding peptide chain release factor 1-like, mitochondrial isoform X5, which translates to MSKRNHSAEASEETDENDLILEVTAGVGGQEAMLFTSEMFDMYQQYAAFKRWHFETLEYFPSEIGGLRHASASIGGLEAYKHMKFEGGVHRVQRVPKTEKQGRIHTSTMTVAILPQPTEINLVINPKDLRIDTKRASGAGGQHVNTTDSAVRIVHLPTGVVSECQQERSQLKNREMAMKKLRAKLYSMHLEEETSKRYSARKVQVGTKGRSEKIRTYNFPQNRVTDHRINKSLHDLETFMQGEFLLDELVQSLKDYADYESLVEIISKKA; encoded by the exons ATGTCAAAAAGAAATCACTCAGCTGAAGCATCAG aagaaacagatgaaaatgatTTGATCTTGGAGGTAACTGCAGGAGTTGGGGGTCAGGAGGCAATGTTGTTTACTTCAGAGATGTTTGATATGTATCAGCAATATGCTGCATTTAAAAGATGGCATTTTGAAACCCTGGAATATTTTccaagtgaaatag GTGGCCTTAGACATGCATCTGCCAGCATTGGGGGTTTAGAAGCCTATAAGCACATGAAATTTGAAGGTGGTGTGCACAGAGTACAAAGAGTGCCAAAGACAGAGAAGCAAGGCCGCATCCATACTAGCACCATGACTGTAGCCATATTACCCCAACCAACCGAG ATTAATCTGGTGATTAACCCAAAAGATTTGCGAATTGATACTAAGCGAGCCAGTGGAGCTGGAGGACAGCATGTAAATACCACGGACAGTGCTGTCCGGATAGTTCATCTTCCAACAG GTGTTGTTTCTGAATGCCAACAAGAGCGATCTCAACTGAAAAACAGAGAGATGGCTATGAAGAAGCTACGTGCCAAACTGTACAGCATGCATCTGGAGGAAGAAACAAGTAAAAGATACAGTGCTAGAAAGGTTCAG GTTGGAACTAAAGGAAGGTCAGAGAAAATAAGAACATATAATTTTCCACAGAACCGGGTCACAGATCACAGAATAAACAAGTCACTTCATGATCTTGAAACCTTCATGCAAGGGGAGTTTCTGCTGGATGAACTCGTACAGTCCTTGAAGGACTATGCTGATTATGAATCTTTAgtagaaattatttccaaaaaagcTTAA